The proteins below come from a single Comamonas antarctica genomic window:
- the rlmN gene encoding 23S rRNA (adenine(2503)-C(2))-methyltransferase RlmN has protein sequence MTTNLLEFDLDGLCAYCEQLGEKRFRATQLFRWIHQRGASDFEQMSDLAKSLREKLKARAHITALPVITEHVSQDGTVKWLFDVGDGNAVEAVFIPEDDRGTLCISSQAGCAVGCRFCSTGHQGFSRNLTTGEILAQLWFAEHALRKRLGVSERVISNVVMMGMGEPLQNYTALVPALKVMLDDHGYGMSRRRVTVSTSGVVPMMDRLGLDCPVALAVSLHAPNDPLRDDLVPLNRKYPIEELMQACERYLEHAPRDFITFEYCMLDGVNDQPEHAQQLVNLVRRHGGGRPWCKLNLIPFNPFPASGLLRSPAPQVAEFARILTQAGIVTTVRKTRGDDIDAACGQLAGDVKDRTRAAERMAKRRTITIAPAP, from the coding sequence ATGACTACCAATCTTCTTGAATTTGATCTCGACGGACTGTGCGCCTATTGCGAACAGCTCGGGGAGAAGCGTTTCAGGGCGACGCAGCTGTTTCGCTGGATACACCAGCGCGGTGCGAGCGACTTTGAACAAATGAGCGATCTCGCCAAGTCCCTGCGCGAGAAGCTCAAGGCGCGTGCCCACATCACGGCGCTGCCGGTCATCACGGAGCATGTGTCCCAGGACGGCACCGTCAAATGGCTGTTCGACGTGGGCGACGGCAATGCGGTCGAGGCGGTGTTCATCCCCGAGGACGACCGCGGCACGCTGTGCATCTCGTCCCAGGCCGGTTGCGCCGTGGGCTGCCGTTTCTGCTCCACGGGCCACCAGGGCTTCAGCCGCAACCTGACCACGGGCGAGATCCTCGCCCAGCTGTGGTTTGCCGAACATGCGCTGCGCAAGCGCCTGGGCGTGAGCGAGCGCGTCATCTCCAACGTGGTGATGATGGGCATGGGCGAGCCGCTGCAGAACTACACCGCGCTGGTGCCCGCGCTGAAGGTGATGCTCGACGACCACGGCTACGGCATGTCGCGCCGGCGCGTCACGGTCTCGACCTCGGGTGTCGTGCCGATGATGGACCGCCTGGGCCTCGACTGCCCGGTGGCGCTGGCGGTGTCGCTGCATGCGCCCAACGATCCACTGCGCGACGACCTCGTGCCGCTGAACCGCAAGTACCCGATCGAGGAACTGATGCAGGCCTGCGAGCGCTATCTCGAGCACGCGCCGCGCGACTTCATCACCTTTGAATACTGCATGCTCGATGGCGTCAACGACCAGCCCGAGCATGCGCAGCAGCTGGTGAACCTGGTGCGCCGCCATGGCGGCGGCCGCCCCTGGTGCAAGCTCAACCTGATTCCGTTCAACCCGTTCCCGGCCTCGGGCCTGCTGCGCTCGCCCGCGCCCCAGGTGGCGGAGTTTGCGCGCATCCTGACCCAGGCCGGCATCGTGACCACCGTGCGCAAGACGCGCGGCGACGACATCGACGCCGCCTGCGGCCAGCTCGCCGGCGACGTCAAGGACCGCACGCGCGCCGCCGAGCGCATGGCCAAGCGCCGCACCATCACCATCGCTCCCGCTCCCTGA
- the ndk gene encoding nucleoside-diphosphate kinase codes for MAIERTLSIIKPDAVAKNVIGQIYARFEGAGLKVVAARMIHLSRQEAEQFYAVHAARPFFKDLVDFMISGPVMVTALEGENAILTNRELMGATDPKKAEAGTIRADFADSIDANAVHGSDAAETAAVEVAFFFPGLNIYSR; via the coding sequence ATGGCTATCGAACGCACCCTCTCCATCATCAAGCCCGACGCAGTTGCCAAGAACGTGATCGGCCAGATCTACGCCCGTTTCGAAGGCGCTGGCCTGAAGGTCGTGGCAGCCCGCATGATCCACCTGTCGCGCCAGGAAGCTGAACAGTTCTACGCTGTGCACGCTGCCCGTCCTTTCTTCAAGGACTTGGTCGACTTCATGATCTCCGGCCCCGTGATGGTCACGGCTCTGGAAGGCGAGAACGCCATCCTGACGAACCGTGAACTGATGGGCGCCACCGACCCGAAGAAGGCAGAAGCCGGCACCATCCGCGCCGACTTCGCCGACAGCATCGACGCCAATGCAGTGCATGGCTCGGATGCTGCTGAAACCGCGGCAGTGGAAGTTGCTTTCTTCTTCCCCGGCCTGAACATCTACTCGCGTTGA
- a CDS encoding pseudouridine synthase — translation MNDSTADKDGKLNPVPDADASQDARPAARQRPQPRPRPQQVKGAFGKGPRRNTAVPAAAAAPGFDFADVVAGELDAQELQPEDAALAKRVLTPQAESPKLHKVLAQAGMGSRLEMEKLIVEGKIFVNNEPAHVGQRVQLGDQIKVNGRLIRFRVEGPEARVLAYHKPAGEVVSHDDPQNRPTVFRRLPRLHQGKWQSIGRLDLNTEGLLLFTNSGDLANNLMHPRFGLEREYAVRVLGALNKEEKQKLLDGVKLEDGEAAFGSIEDGGGEGANCWYRVTISEGRNREVRRMFEAVGHAVSRLIRIRYGAMLLPRGLKRGAFMELDEKDIQALRQAARNPEEQAAERAERAPRGRASAPAPARKGGGIFAARTAAPRSGPGRKPTQAGEAQADPLKTTPGYIGEDSLARARKETKRATAQRRGRR, via the coding sequence ATGAACGATTCGACGGCGGATAAAGACGGCAAGCTCAACCCGGTGCCTGATGCAGACGCAAGCCAGGACGCACGTCCCGCAGCGCGCCAGCGCCCCCAACCGCGCCCGCGCCCGCAGCAGGTCAAGGGAGCCTTCGGCAAGGGCCCGCGCCGCAACACGGCGGTGCCGGCGGCCGCTGCCGCGCCCGGCTTTGATTTTGCCGATGTGGTGGCCGGTGAGCTGGATGCCCAGGAACTGCAGCCCGAGGACGCGGCGCTGGCCAAGCGCGTGCTGACGCCGCAGGCGGAATCGCCCAAGCTGCACAAGGTGCTGGCCCAGGCCGGCATGGGCTCGCGCCTGGAGATGGAAAAGCTGATTGTCGAAGGCAAGATCTTCGTCAACAACGAGCCGGCCCACGTCGGCCAGCGCGTGCAGCTGGGCGACCAGATCAAGGTCAACGGCCGGCTGATCCGCTTTCGCGTCGAGGGCCCCGAAGCCCGCGTGCTGGCCTACCACAAGCCCGCGGGCGAGGTGGTGAGCCATGACGATCCGCAGAACCGCCCGACGGTGTTCCGCCGCCTGCCGCGCCTGCACCAGGGCAAGTGGCAGTCCATAGGCCGTCTCGACCTGAACACCGAAGGCCTGCTGCTGTTCACCAATTCCGGCGACCTGGCCAACAACCTGATGCACCCGCGCTTCGGCCTGGAGCGCGAGTACGCGGTGCGCGTGCTGGGCGCGCTCAACAAGGAAGAAAAGCAAAAGCTGCTTGACGGCGTCAAGCTCGAGGACGGCGAAGCCGCTTTCGGCTCCATCGAGGATGGCGGCGGCGAAGGCGCGAACTGCTGGTACCGCGTGACCATTTCCGAAGGCCGCAACCGCGAAGTGCGGCGCATGTTCGAGGCCGTGGGCCACGCCGTGAGCCGGCTGATCCGCATCCGCTACGGCGCCATGCTGCTGCCGCGCGGCCTCAAGCGCGGCGCGTTCATGGAGCTCGACGAGAAGGACATCCAGGCGCTGCGCCAGGCGGCGCGCAACCCCGAGGAGCAGGCGGCCGAGCGTGCCGAGCGCGCGCCGCGGGGCCGGGCTTCGGCACCGGCGCCGGCGCGCAAGGGCGGCGGCATCTTTGCCGCGCGCACCGCGGCGCCGAGATCCGGCCCGGGCCGCAAGCCCACGCAGGCCGGCGAAGCCCAGGCCGATCCGCTGAAGACCACGCCTGGCTACATCGGCGAAGACAGCCTGGCGCGGGCGCGCAAGGAAACCAAGCGCGCCACGGCCCAGCGCCGCGGCCGCCGCTGA
- the scpB gene encoding SMC-Scp complex subunit ScpB, translating to MNTVDAKRVLETALICAPLPVSVRDLRALFDDALGTDTVKGLLLELQQDWALRGVELVQVASGWRFQSRPEMRIYLDRLHPEKPPRYTRAALETLAIIAYKQPVTRGDIEDIRGVTVNSLLIKQFEDRGWVEVIGHRETVGRPALLATTRQFLDDLGLQSLDQLPAMQPGVPQQDLFKALEAQGDAEASAPQAETAGAAAEEQEGGDTPQDSTGPDGQASLLPQV from the coding sequence ATGAATACGGTCGATGCCAAACGGGTTCTGGAAACTGCTCTGATATGCGCGCCTTTGCCGGTCTCCGTGCGAGACCTGCGGGCGTTGTTTGACGATGCACTTGGAACCGACACTGTCAAAGGCCTGCTGCTCGAGTTGCAGCAGGACTGGGCGCTGCGCGGCGTGGAACTGGTGCAGGTGGCGTCGGGCTGGCGTTTCCAGAGCCGCCCGGAGATGCGCATCTACCTCGACCGGCTGCATCCCGAGAAGCCGCCGCGCTACACGCGCGCGGCGCTCGAGACGCTGGCCATCATTGCCTACAAACAGCCGGTCACGCGCGGCGACATCGAGGATATCCGCGGTGTCACCGTGAACAGCCTGCTGATCAAGCAGTTCGAGGACCGCGGCTGGGTCGAGGTCATCGGCCACCGCGAAACCGTGGGCCGGCCCGCGCTGCTGGCAACGACGCGGCAGTTCCTGGACGACCTCGGACTGCAATCGCTGGACCAGCTGCCGGCAATGCAGCCCGGCGTGCCGCAACAGGACCTGTTCAAGGCCCTGGAAGCGCAAGGCGACGCGGAAGCTTCCGCGCCGCAGGCCGAAACGGCAGGGGCCGCGGCAGAGGAGCAGGAGGGCGGCGACACGCCGCAGGACAGCACCGGCCCGGACGGCCAGGCGTCTCTCCTGCCCCAGGTTTGA
- a CDS encoding RluA family pseudouridine synthase gives MNPHSLDSDPALNEDAGALEEEVLETRQAPVGIELHGTRLDKALCALVPEFSRSYLQQLLALGAVQVNQRVVEKAALKVKAGDQLRIEMRPTLQSQAFQPEALPLDVVYEDEHLLVVNKAPGMVVHPAPGNWSGTLLNALLARDPGAAVVPRAGIVHRLDKDTSGLMVVARDRLTMDALVTLIAARDVSRQYLALAHKPWLGARTCTVDRAIGRDPRNRLKMAVVDLAQHPGKTAKTDFALVSGGDEGALVHCTLHTGRTHQIRVHMASIGHPLVADSTYGGHPAAGMQRQALHAFRLAFVHPMTGKPLEFHAPLPADMQAACDSWGLAQSA, from the coding sequence ATGAACCCCCATTCCCTTGACTCGGACCCGGCCCTCAACGAGGACGCCGGCGCGCTCGAAGAAGAAGTTCTCGAGACGCGCCAGGCGCCCGTGGGCATCGAGCTGCACGGCACGCGCCTGGACAAGGCGCTGTGCGCGCTGGTGCCCGAGTTCTCGCGCAGCTATCTGCAGCAACTGCTGGCGCTGGGCGCGGTGCAGGTCAACCAGCGCGTGGTGGAGAAAGCCGCGCTCAAGGTCAAGGCCGGGGACCAGTTGCGCATCGAGATGCGCCCCACGCTGCAAAGCCAGGCCTTCCAGCCCGAGGCGCTGCCGCTGGACGTGGTCTACGAGGATGAACACCTGCTCGTGGTCAACAAGGCGCCCGGCATGGTGGTGCATCCCGCGCCCGGCAACTGGAGCGGCACGCTGCTCAACGCGCTGCTGGCGCGCGATCCGGGCGCGGCCGTGGTGCCGCGCGCGGGCATCGTGCACCGCCTGGACAAGGACACCAGCGGCCTGATGGTGGTCGCGCGCGACCGCCTCACGATGGATGCGCTGGTGACGCTGATCGCCGCGCGCGATGTGAGCCGCCAGTACCTGGCGCTGGCGCACAAGCCCTGGCTGGGCGCGCGCACCTGCACCGTGGACCGCGCCATCGGCCGCGATCCGCGCAACCGCCTGAAGATGGCGGTGGTCGATCTGGCCCAGCATCCGGGCAAGACCGCGAAAACCGATTTCGCGCTGGTCTCGGGCGGCGACGAGGGGGCGCTGGTGCACTGCACGCTGCACACCGGCCGCACGCACCAGATCCGCGTGCACATGGCCTCGATCGGACATCCGCTGGTCGCCGACAGCACCTATGGCGGCCACCCGGCCGCGGGCATGCAGCGCCAGGCCCTGCATGCGTTCCGGCTGGCGTTCGTGCACCCGATGACCGGCAAGCCGCTGGAGTTCCACGCGCCGCTGCCGGCCGACATGCAGGCAGCCTGCGATTCCTGGGGGTTAGCGCAGTCCGCCTGA
- a CDS encoding peptidoglycan DD-metalloendopeptidase family protein translates to MLVSRSLGAWGSVLLAGFVLAGCGSQVNRAPVEDRGTASSGGSMSSAAPAKPLPGAENAGKPGYYTVRPGDTLIRIGLENGQSWKDIARWSNLENPNLIEVGQVVRVVPPASSTASSAAPVDSGSGRGVAPVVVAGGDPAAPATVLPGASTPAKPAASAQTGSDDNLGFIWPASGSLIAGFDEARNKGFDIAGKAGDPVIAAADGRVVYAGAGLRGYGNLIILKHNNTYLTAYAHNQTLLVKEDQSVRKGQKIAEMGSTDADRVKLHFEVRRQGKPVDPARYLPAR, encoded by the coding sequence ATGTTGGTATCGCGAAGTCTTGGGGCTTGGGGATCTGTGCTGCTGGCGGGTTTTGTGCTTGCCGGCTGTGGTTCACAAGTGAACAGGGCTCCAGTGGAAGATCGGGGCACGGCCTCGTCGGGAGGTTCGATGTCGTCGGCGGCGCCGGCCAAGCCGCTGCCGGGCGCCGAGAACGCCGGCAAGCCCGGCTATTACACGGTGCGTCCGGGTGACACGTTGATCCGCATCGGCCTGGAAAACGGCCAGAGCTGGAAGGACATTGCGCGCTGGAGCAATCTGGAGAATCCCAATCTGATCGAGGTGGGTCAGGTGGTGCGCGTGGTGCCGCCCGCTTCGTCGACGGCCTCGTCGGCGGCGCCGGTGGACTCGGGCAGCGGCCGCGGCGTCGCGCCGGTGGTGGTCGCGGGTGGCGATCCTGCAGCCCCGGCCACGGTGCTGCCTGGCGCCAGCACTCCGGCCAAGCCTGCGGCTTCGGCGCAGACCGGCTCCGACGACAATCTGGGCTTCATCTGGCCCGCGTCGGGCAGCCTGATCGCGGGCTTTGATGAGGCACGCAACAAGGGCTTCGACATCGCGGGCAAGGCCGGTGATCCGGTGATCGCCGCAGCGGACGGCCGCGTGGTCTACGCCGGCGCCGGCCTGCGCGGCTACGGCAACCTGATCATCCTCAAGCACAACAACACCTACCTGACGGCCTACGCGCACAACCAGACGCTGCTGGTCAAGGAAGACCAGAGCGTGCGCAAGGGCCAGAAGATCGCCGAGATGGGCAGCACCGATGCCGACCGCGTGAAGCTGCACTTCGAAGTGCGCCGCCAGGGCAAGCCGGTCGATCCGGCGCGGTATCTGCCGGCGCGCTGA